The Nerophis ophidion isolate RoL-2023_Sa linkage group LG05, RoL_Noph_v1.0, whole genome shotgun sequence genomic interval actacacaccgtatctCACCGGTGTCGCCATTAATGGCGCAGTTCAagaaaacaaacaccatgggtggctCTCcatctgacatccactgtaatgataccaagtacaagagtgcatccagtcgatactactatgattacatcgatgttttttagcatcacaatatatatatatatttttttattttattttattttatattatgtttataaactcaggaaataaagtatgtccctggacacataaggactttgaatatgaccaatgtatgatcctgtaacgatttggtatcggattgatacagtggggcaaaaaagtatttagtcagctatggggcggcatagctcggttggtagagtggccgtgccagcaactttagggttgcaggttcgattcccgcttgtgccatcctagtcactgccgttgtgtccttgggcaagacactttacccacctgctcccagtgccacccacactggtttaaatgtaacttaggtattgggtgtcactatgtaaagcactttgagtcacttgagaaaagcgctatataaatataattcacttcacttcaccaattgtgcaagttctcccacttaaaatgatgacagaggtctgtaattttcatcataggtacacttcaactgtgaaagacagaatgtgaaacaaaacccaggaattcacattgtaggaattttaaataatttatttgtaaattatggtggaaaataggtatttagtcaaccattcaaagctctcactgatggaagggggttttgtctcaaaatctcacgatacatggccccattcattctttccttaaccctgaccaatcgtcctgtccccttagcagaaaaacagccctaaagcatgatgtttccacccccatgcttcacagtatttatggtgttcttgggatgcaactcagtattcttcttcctccaaacacgacgagttgagtttatagcaaaatggatacatggatgattcaacagaggattgggagaaggtcatgtggtcagatgaaaccaaaatataactttttggtataaagtcatccaggaggaactcaaagtaaagccgctgctcctccacatcgagaggagccagatgaggcagttcgggcatctggtcaggatgccaccccaacgcctcccgagggaggtgttgagggcacgtccaaccggcaggaggccacggggaagacccaggacacgttgggaaaactatgtcccccggctggcccgagaacgcctcgggatcccccgggaggagctagacgaagtggctggggagagggaagtctgggcttccctgcttacgctgctgcccccgcgacccgacctcggataagctgaagaagatggatggatggatggattctgtctctcacagttgaagtgtacctatgatgaaaattacagacctctgtcatcattttaagtgggagaacttgcacaatcggtggctgactaaatacttttttgccccactgtatataaatttgtgtatcatccaaaactaatgtgcagcctccaaataacagaagaataagtgattattatattttaacagaaatgtagatataacattttaaaagagaaagtaagtagatattaacagtaaatgaacaagtagattaataatcagttttgtaccgcttgtttttaaaaatgttgacaaaataatagaatgataaatgacacaatatgttactgcatacgtcagcaaactaattaggtgcctttgtttgcttacttactactaaaagacaagttgttttgtatgttcactattttatttaagggcaaACTAGCAAttagaaacaaatgtttaatgtacaataaaaaataaagccaataatgcagttttttgtggtcccctttacttagaaaagtatcgaaaagtatcgaaatacattttggtaccagtatcaaaatattggtatcgggacaacaccaccctgaactgtgaaatgcggtggaaacacaaacaaCACACTCCTACAGTAACCTATAGATCTAGGAACCAGAGGGTTCCAGAACTTTTGGTGGAAAGGGGCCTAAGGAAGGACAAGGAATACAAAGAAAATACTTTTCCTGCTTCAACTTGCACTATTCCTCTTGTCTGTTGTCCCACTCAACACGTCTTCTGCTCACAATCACATGCCTCTAACACCTACCACAATCACTACACCATCTacgacaggggcgctcacactttttctgcaggtgagctacttttcaattgaccaagtcgaggagatctacctcattcctatttataatttatatttatttatttatgaaagagacatttttgttaacaagttaatggtgtttaatgataatacaagcatgtttaacacatatagattcctttctttcatgaagacaagaatacaagttggtgtatttgattctgatgacttgcattgattggaattagacagtggtgctgataacgtccgcattttcaaatgcaggaaaaaaaagtcctcctttctgtccaataccacatgaaagtggttggatttggcatctcatttgtccaacttgcatactcgtttttaaacactttgttatgagagtagcatatgtgtgtggccctttaatgtctggcagcaggtgagtgacgtcagtgagtgtgcgggtgggcaagcaagtgagaaagcggtcgctgagggcgggggagaaatacattggcatcaaactccgtagcttgctagcttgtgcacgctagctttctgagactcttattttgttagcacaggcaggatgaaacaggtattttatggtgaagacaggaactgtgcagtcggtctttagagttttgacagtaggtacagagtctctagaaataaaatgtgtttctctgcgtccgccctgttagtgatttttttcttaaatatgagctcgcagcagccagcgtcatctcacaaaatgtcaaacaactgacgaaagtgaagtcttggtatgattgatgattgctcatttttatgtatattttttaatgcctggcttgagatcgactgacacaccctccgaggtcgaccagtcgatcgcgatcgacgtaatgcccacccctgatctacGACAACAGCAACAACCaccacaacaaaaaacacaacacatgCCACAGCAACTCACAACACCAACCACAATCACAACCAAAAGACCTACCAAAACCACAATCACAACAACCACTACAATCACAAACAACCACACAAGCATCATTACAATAGCCAGCACAACCTAAACAATCACTATAACAACTACCTCAGTTATCACAACCACAAATACAATAATCACCACAACAAATTAAACTACAACCGCCACAACCATCACCATCATAGCAACAATCAAAACAACTACTAAAAcaaccacatcaacacacacaaccATGACAATAACCAGCAAAACCAAAACACTTACCACCTCAATTGTCACCAAGCCAGCCACAGTAATCCCCCAAAACAACAACAGTTACCtcaaaaaaaacacagacacaatCATCACCACAACAAATATGACCAACTACCACAACAATCACTCCAATCATCCTTACCTgatttaacctactcagtggcctagtggttagtgtccgcccggagatcggtaggtcgtgagttcaaatcctggccgagtcctaccaaagactgtaaaaatgggacccattaccttctgcttggcattcagcattaagggttggaattggggattaaatcaccataaatgattccagggcgtggcaccgctgctgcccactgctcccctcacctcccagggggtgatcaagggtgatgggtcaaatgcagagaataatttcgccacatctagtatgtgtgaaaatgtggtactttaactttaactaaccaCCAGTACAACCAGCAGCTCCTCTTTGGGTAAAGCTCTCAGGGGCCAGCAGCACATTCCCAACCAAAATACATTGTATGAAAGTTGACAGTTGGGTTAAGTTAGAGCTTGAGTTTTTATTAagggaaaactgcacttttgttggaatgttgcctatcattcacaatcatttcatgtgagacaagaacacatttctttctttcttttttatgcattcgaaTTTAAACGGCTTGTAGTAGATGGCTAACAATGCATGGAAGGGGATTTTATTTGttctgccaatttttttttagacCTCTTAAGATAAATATTTTAGGACACTTCCATTTCTACAAACATGTGTAAACATCTATTTGTATATTCTTTCAATCAGTGTTTGAAAACCTTCATTTTAGCCAAGCTGCATTAGCTTGACTGTGTGATGTTTTGGTCCAGCTCCACAGACAGAGTGGCCCCTGCTGGCCACCACCACTAACAACACCCCCACTAACATGACAAGGCGTGGTAAGATTTCCGCTGATGCTACATGCTAATTAGCTTCACTTGCTTGAACTACTGATCCTTTGGTGTGGCTTTACTTAGCTTAACATTAAGACTGAAACTGACCACTTGCACATTGAATATGAACATCATATTTCATAGATTAGATGTCACCTCTTGTCGACAAAATAACAGCTTTAAACCAACATTTACTAGGTGCCTACTTGTAGCCAATTGCCTTCTAGGTGCTTCTGTGCTTTGTTACCAGGGTGAATTTGTGGGCCATTTTTGATCAAATGCTCATGCAGTGGTGGGCGAGACCTCTTAAATCTGCTGCCTGTTGTTACTTCCTGTCACCTGTGCTCGTTGCTGCCTCCTGCTGGCAGCCTCTGGTGTTGCCGCTGCAAGTTCTGGTCCATTTGGTCGCCAGAAGAGGCTCGCTCGTGTTTTTGCTGCTGGAACCCATAAGCCAGGGACTACCCCACCCCGTCATGAGACCCCGCTCAATAGCACACCCGCCCAAGCCTCCAGTCCTCAAACACACAGATCCGCCTCCATCTTACCGCCAGCCCGACAGGCACCACCACCCCATCAGAGGCCAATGCGTTTGGGCTTCATCTCCACACCCCTCGTCTGGCAGGGAAGGAAGAGGCCTTTGAGGCGGCCCACATCCATCACTAAGCCCACCTTAACAAACTCCTCCCACTCAGTGGAAAGCTCGTCTCCAAGGCGACCCAGCGACGATCTCTTACGCTCAAGAGGGTCGCCTAGCAACCTAAAGACCAAAAATGCGGCGCTGCTCGTCACAGAAGCTTCTGGAAGTGGAGAACCTACTCTGATGAGCACAGCCTCTACAGCGTATGTCACAAGGCGCTTAAGCTCCACCTCCAGTACGTTGTCCAGAAGCTTCTTGTCTCTGCCCAATTTCCCCACCTCTTCAGGTGATGATGGGGTGTGGCCATCCCACCCTTCAACAAAAAACCATCTTGTGACGAAGCTTAAGACAGAGCTTTTCCTGGGTCATGTGACCTCTTCTTCTGCTTACTTTTCTGCCATGCCCGTTGTCATGGCAACAGAGGGGCTGAGGGGGGGCAGCACCGCTTCTCTTATCCCTCCCGTAGCAACTTTCACGCTTCCTTTTCTTTCCATCTTTCTTCGTTCCTTCGCGTCCTCGGCCACCCCTACCCTGCGGCCTGCCGCCACTCAACCCCCGCTACGACACCCAAGAGCGTCAACACATTCAGAGGTCCAAAGCGCAGATAAACACACTCTCCCGCTCTTGACTGAGCTGGCCCTGCCTACTACAAGCAAACGCACAACGATTGGCAGCCCAGGAGCGCTCGCTGGTTCTGCTGGGGGGGCGGACCCCTCCCCCACCTGGTCAATACCTGTTGACACTGCTCGTCCCCTAAGCGCCAAAATGTCTGCTGTCCACGTGCCGGTGGGGGCGATTCCGTGCAATCACGGCTGCGATTCGACGATGGAGAGTACGTCACCCACCTGTCAATCAAAGTGTTTAATGGATACATGAGGTCAAAGGTCATCTACTAATCAACCGCATCAGTCACAGTTATAGACCTTGAACATAAATACAAGTACAACATATGATGTATATCATACAAGGAATATAAGACCTATGTGTataacatacagtacatgcacaGTCTTGTACAGACATGCAGGATGTGACATCATCTCAGCATGCGCCACGTGAACTCTAAATAATACAATATTGGCAGGGAAAAAGATGTGTGAGTTAGTTTGTCTGAATCTTTCTCAGTGTTtcaagcacatatatatatatatatatatatatatatatatataatgtgtgtatatacatatatgtttataaatatacaatatactatatacatacacacgtatatcaTATGCAGTatgtttagtcaatatgacaaaACACATTGGTGACCTCTGACCTCTTAATTGGTGTCAATCAGTAGAGTGGGCTGGTTCTTTGTGCTTCTGGAGGATGGTGATTGGTCCGTCATCTTTTCAtatacattttgtgtttttttatcttcctctatgccagtggttctcaaatgggggtacgtgtacccctgggggtacttgaaggtatgccaaggggtacgtgagatttttttttaaatattctaaaaatagcagcaattcagaaatcctttataaatatatttattgaataatacttcaacaaaatatgaatgtaagttcataaactgtgaaaagaaatgcaacaatgcaatattcagtgttgacagctagatttttttgtggacatgttccataaatattgatgttaaagatttcttttttgtgaagaaatgtttagaattaagttcatgaatccagatggatctctattacaatccccaaagagggcactttaagttgataattacttctatgtgtacaaatctttgtttataattgaatacattttatatttttcaacaagtttttagttatttttatatatttttttcaaaatagttcaagaaagaccactacaaacgagcaatatttggcactgttataaaatgtaataaatcagaaactgattacatagtgctgtattttacttctttaactctttttttcaaccaaaaatgctttgctctgattagggggtagtgtaattgaaaaaatgttcacagggggtacatcactgaaaaaaggttgagaaccactgctctatgctgTAGTCTGCTTCCTGTCATGTGCCGTATGATTGTTGACTAGTGTAGATTGACATCTAGTGGCCAATGTAAGCATAGCAGGTgttcttgtgaaataattgaattGTCACAACACATATCTGacgtatatatttatttactgtatatgtgtgtgtgtgtatatatatttatatatatatatatataaattatatgatGTTCAGGTAAAACATGTGTAAGTTATTACACTGATGTTGACAGTGTGTTGCATGTTGTGCAACGTCAAATAGGTTTCTTGCTAATAGGATTAGCTTGATTTCGGTCCCGCTATGTAAAACAGCCGCTAAGATAACTTGTTGTAATTCACGTGTCTACCTGCAGAGGTCGTCTTCTACAAGCTGTCTTTAGTGGTGAATGATGAGAGCGCCACGCTCACTCAGGCTGACGTAGAAGAAGTTGTGTCCTCCTGGGTAAGAccaagttagcatgttagcattaactAACTAGCTGGCTGGCTATCATGTGACTAACAACTAGTGTGTGCTTTGTGCTCGCAGCTGAACCAGACCTTCCAGAACTGGACTCACTTGGTCTTTGTAGACTCCGTCAGGTAAATACTTACTTTACTGAGGACAAACGTAATCTTTGTTTCTGCTCTTCATCAACTCCTCCTTATTGTCTCCAGTGTGCAGTCGGTGCTTGTGCCTGGAGGTCTCTCAAGGTAGTAGCCATGGACATCATCTTTGACCCCCAAGGTTCAAAGTTCAGTAAGTTGATGTGGGCGTGTCCACAGCTTCACCTCCCGTGCTCTGCTGCTTCACAATGACATCACTGATCAGAGCCCCGGCCCAGATACCTTGTCCGCCAGAATTTCCAGCAGGCACGCTCACATCGGCGCCGGCCTGGGGGTCCATAAAACCTCCATTCAGGTCACCGCCGTTGGTAAGATTACCTTTAACCTCAGGGAAGGCTGCGTGTGTCTGAGTCTGTCCTTTCTGACAGACACATGTCCAGAGGACAACACCGTCCACTACCGCTGGCCTGAGACTCGTCCCAGCATCACTCGCTTGCTGCCGTGCTTCCCCAACAAAGAGCGTAGCGCCGCCAGGAAGTGGTGAGCTATCGCAGGATGCACGACGCAAACATCCTGTTCAATCGTCACCATGCCAACTGCGTCCTTGTGTCATTGTCATAGTTTGATGGACCGCCACAACTTCTCATCCTTCTGGTCGCCCACCGACTTTCACAACTGCACCGACATCGACGCAATCCAGGTTTCAGCAGGTAGTCCCGCCCCCTCATCAAGTGACAAAAGGACCCCCCCGCTCGTTCCTAATAAATTGTCCTAAACGTTTTGGATGCAGAGAATGCGGCCGCGGTCGCTGCGCAACTGGCCGCCATCGCCAACAACCAGCTGTCCAAAGAGGAAGTGAGTCAAGCAAGTGCACACCCCTATCACCCTCAACACACCCCCCCATTACTTCATGTGTGCAGGTTTCCAAAGTAGTCAGCAAGGTCAAGCAGCTGGTCCATGTGGCTAAGATCAACACCACCTTGGCGTCTGCAGTCATAACCGTCATCTCCAACGTCATGAGCAGCCCCCACAGTGCCCTGGCTCCCACCTCCGACAGGTAGACCCTACAGGACTATAGCTAGACTGCACTTTCTACTGATCCACAATAGAGTAGAATCTTTGCACTTCAACTTTAGTGAACCCAACTGGATTGGACTACACTACAGTGCACTAGATTAAACTACACTAGACTAGTTTAGCGTGCACTAGACTAATTAAAGTGTACTAGATTAGAGTGTACTATACTAGACTAAACTAGGGTGTACTAGACTAGTATGCACTAAATTAGAGTGTAGATTAGATTAAAGTACACTAGGTTGAAAtgcactagaccagtggttcttaaccttgttggaggtaccgaacccaaacagtttcatatacgcattcaccaaacccttttttttttttcaaattcaagacaaagttatatgtttttggtaacactttattatggggaacatattctaagtaacaaataatttagagttgtttggacactagggaacatattctaagtaacaaagacttcatttagagttatttggacactaggggaacatattctaaataataaagacttaatttggagttatttgtttAGGGTTAGGgatagagggttagggttataataaggccttgcccaataaggcattaataagtatgtAATAATTACTAGTCAAGATCCATtacgttactaatttgcatgttaataagcaactaattaatgctgaatatgttccctgtactgaagtgttaccatgggtttttttttactggtgcacaaaatgaacagtgcattaacatcaccttgttcaaagaacaaaagcaacacagtgtataaactcacaacaaattatacacctgcaaatcagtcaggtGTTGCCGTATCCGTGATAaactgatagggagaagtttgtatttacacaatgagttgggtgtgtttcgacctccgccaaacccctgaggccgactcaccgaacccctagggttccattgaacccaggttaagaaccactgcactagactaAAGGGTACTAGATCCGACCGTACTAGACTATCTTAGAGTGTACTATACTAGACTAGTTTAGAGTGCACTAGATTAAAGTCTACCCAACTAGAGTGCACTAGACTAGAGTAGGCTTTATTAAAGTGCACTACACTTTATTGTAGGGTGTACTAGAATAAAGTGCACTTAACTAGAATAAAGTGTACTTATTTGGAGTGCACTATACTAGACTAGAAAATTGTGCTCTACATTCAAGTGCACTATATTAGAGTGTACTAGACTTGAGAGCTCAACACTAGAGTGCACTAGTTTAGTTTAGCGTGCACCAgactatcccatccatccattttctaccagttattccctttgggggcgcggggggcgctggtgcctatctcagctacaatcgggcggaaggcggcgtacaccctggacaagtcgccatctcattgcagggccaacacagatagacagacaacattcacactcacattgacacactaggaccaatttagtgttgccaatcaacctatccccaggtgcatgtcttttgaagtgggaggaagccggagtacccggaggggacccacacattcacggggatgacatgcaaactccacacagaaagatcccgagcccaggattgaacccaggactactcaggacctttattgtgaggcaggcgcactaacccctctgccaccgtgaagccctgcaccAGACTACAGTGCAGTATTAGTTGCTACATTAGTGTACTTAATTAGAGCGTACAAGATTAGTTTAAAGTGGACTACACTAAATTTAAAGAGTACTATATTAAAGTGACTATATTAAATTCTAGTGCACTGTAATCTAGTTCACTAGACTAGGTTAGGCTGTACTAGGCTGGATAGCACTAGGCTAGATTGGAGTTCACTAGACCAGATTAAAGTGCACTATATTAGAGTGCACATGGCTAGAGTGCACTAGATAAATGATCAGATTAGACTGCACTAAATGATAGTGCACCAGACTAGATTTAAGTGCACTACACTATAGTTAAGAGTGCATTAGGTTACAGTGCATAGATTAGAGTGCACTAGGCCAGATTTGAGTCCACTAGACTAGTTGCGTGAGTTTGAGTACTCTACACCAGATTAAAGGGCATTAGACTACAGTGCACTGGACTATATTAAATTATACTAGTTTTAAGTGCACTAGACTTTAGTGTTCTAAATGAAAATGCATTAGACTAGATTAAAGTGCACTAAATTAGATTATAGCTGTGGTCTTTCCTTATGAGCCATGCGTCTATTAGGGCCCTGAAGACGGTGGATCAGCTTCTTGACAAATTGGAGTTTGAGGGTTCGTCGGTGAGCATCACATCCAGACGTCTGTCTTTGGGCGTAGTGTCCTTCAACGCATCCACCTTCAATGGGACGTCGTTCAGCGCCTTCATCCTGCCAAACGCCACCGACCCAGAGGTAGCACAAAAAACATGTTGCTAAGCAGCCGTCGATATCAGCTTTCTAGAATGTATCTTTGTCGTTGGTTCCGCCCCCTCAGATTGACTTTGAATCGGAGCGGACTGATCCACTAGCTCAAGTCACGCTGCCGGCGTCGCTGCTGACCGGCGCATCCTTCAGCGAGGCCCGCATTAACTTTTTGTTCTTTCGCAGCACCAACCTCTTCCAGGTCAGTCTAGTCCCTGAGCTAGTCCATAGTGTAGTACCTGGTCTAGTCCGTGATCCATCCTCTTCACTTCTGTGTGGCTTCTTGGTGCCGCAGAGCGAGCAGGACGGACGCGCGCTCAACAGTTACGTGGTGGCCAGCAGCGTGGGAAACTGGAGCGTCAGCGACTTGAGCGACCCCGTCCAGATCGAGATGGTTCATCTGTCGCCACAAGTCAGCGCTTTTCACATTGCTCTCATTTTGTCTACACCTTACTTTCACTCACATCGCCATGACAACCAATGTTCTTCTTTCAGGCCTTCCTCAATCCTGTCTGCGTGTTCTGGGACTTCAGCATGAACTGTCAGTGACATAATTAGTGATGTCATTGAGGATGTCATAGTTAAAAGAGTCACATGACAAACAGCTAACCAGGTGATGTGCGTCTTGCAGATGGCGCCGGAGGCTGGAACGCGGATGGCTGCAGAGTATCCAAAGAAGCTTCCAGCACTAACAGAACAGTTTGTTTGTGCGACCACCTGACGCACTTTGGAATCCTGATGGTGAGCGTGCACGCCGTGTTTGGCATGTGGCCCGCGGTAAGTGTTTGCGCTGACTGGTTGTTTTGCATTCAGGACATTTCGGGTGTGTCGCCTCACATCGACCGGCGCAACAACCGCATCCTCACCTTCATCTCCTTCGTCGGCTGCGGCGTATCTGCCATCTTCTCAGCTGCCACGCTGCTCACTTATGTCGCCTTCGAGTGAGTCCTGGCCCCACCCTCAACTAGTGCATATACT includes:
- the adgrg6 gene encoding adhesion G-protein coupled receptor G6 isoform X4; translated protein: MRLGFISTPLVWQGRKRPLRRPTSITKPTLTNSSHSVESSSPRRPSDDLLRSRGSPSNLKTKNAALLVTEASGSGEPTLMSTASTAYVTRRLSSTSSTLSRSFLSLPNFPTSSGDDGVWPSHPSTKNHLVTKLKTELFLGHVTSSSAYFSAMPVVMATEGLRGGSTASLIPPVATFTLPFLSIFLRSFASSATPTLRPAATQPPLRHPRASTHSEVQSADKHTLPLLTELALPTTSKRTTIGSPGALAGSAGGADPSPTWSIPVDTARPLSAKMSAVHVPVGAIPCNHGCDSTMEKVVFYKLSLVVNDESATLTQADVEEVVSSWLNQTFQNWTHLVFVDSVSVQSVLVPGGLSSFTSRALLLHNDITDQSPGPDTLSARISSRHAHIGAGLGVHKTSIQVTAVDTCPEDNTVHYRWPETRPSITRLLPCFPNKERSAARKCLMDRHNFSSFWSPTDFHNCTDIDAIQVSAENAAAVAAQLAAIANNQLSKEEVSKVVSKVKQLVHVAKINTTLASAVITVISNVMSSPHSALAPTSDRALKTVDQLLDKLEFEGSSVSITSRRLSLGVVSFNASTFNGTSFSAFILPNATDPEIDFESERTDPLAQVTLPASLLTGASFSEARINFLFFRSTNLFQSEQDGRALNSYVVASSVGNWSVSDLSDPVQIEMVHLSPQAFLNPVCVFWDFSMNYGAGGWNADGCRVSKEASSTNRTVCLCDHLTHFGILMDISGVSPHIDRRNNRILTFISFVGCGVSAIFSAATLLTYVAFEKLRRDYPSKILMNLSASLLLLNMAFLLNGWLSGQRSEALCLAAAVLLHYFLLTSFTWMGLESVHMYIALVKVFNTYVRRYILKFCLLGWGIPAVLVGTVVAVNKRSYGPQEYGGGEFGDGSSAFCWIQSPLVFYTACVAYFCLVFLLNVAMFVVVMLQICGRNGKRSNRTLREEVVRNLRSVVSLTFLLGMTWSFALFAWGPVSLIFVYLFAIFNSLQGLFIFLFHCALKENVQKQWRRSLCCARFRLSDNSDWSKTATNNTKKATSEQAVQSLSSGSFGSSAANWTSKAKVTLKPFTRNNNTESCWSQ